Proteins from a single region of Bos indicus x Bos taurus breed Angus x Brahman F1 hybrid chromosome 29, Bos_hybrid_MaternalHap_v2.0, whole genome shotgun sequence:
- the LOC113885743 gene encoding pregnancy-associated glycoprotein 1-like isoform X3, translating to MLRSQTFLSTWSQERSMKWLVLLGLVAFSECIFKIPLRRVKTMRKTLSGKNMLNNFLKEHPYKLSQISFRGSNLTTLPLRNIWDIFYIGTITIGTPPQEFQVVFDTASSDLWVPSIICNSSTCSTHVRFRHRQSSTFRLTNKTFGITYGSGRMKGVVVHDTVRIGDLVSTDQPFGLSVAEYGFEGRRFDGVLGLNYPNISFSKAIPIFDKLKNEGAISEPVFAFYLSKDKQKGSVVMFGGVDHRYYKGELNWVPLIRAGDWSVHVDRITMKGEVIGCSDGCTAMVDTGSSNIQGPGRVIDNIHKLIGATPRGSKHYVSCSAVNALPSIIFTINGINYPVPARAYVLKIVGM from the exons ATGCTAAGATCCCAAACTTTCCTGAGTACTTGGAGCCAGGAAAGAAGCATGAAATGGCTTGTGCTCCTCGGTCTGGTGGCCTTCTCAGAGTGCATATTCAA AATACCTCTAAGGAGAGTGAAGACCATGAGAAAAACCCTCAGTGGAAAAAACATGCTGAACAATTTCCTGAAGGAGCATCCTTACAAACTGTCCCAGATTTCTTTTCGTGGCTCAAATCTAACCACTCTCCCACTGAGGAACATCTGGGAT ATATTCTACATAGGTACCATCACCATTGGAACACCCCCTCAGGAATTCCAGGTTGTCTTTGACACAGCCTCATCTGACTTGTGGGTGCCCTCCATCATTTGCAACAGCTCAACCTGTT CTACACACGTTAGATTCAGACATCGTCAGTCTTCCACCTTCCGGCTTACCAATAAGACGTTCGGGATCACGTATGGATCTGGGAGAATGAAAGGAGTTGTTGTTCATGACACAGTTCGG ATTGGGGACCTTGTAAGTACTGACCAGCCATTCGGTCTAAGCGTGGCGGAATACGGGTTTGAGGGCAGAAGATTTGATGGTGTCTTGGGCTTGAACTACCCCAACATATCCTTCTCTAAAGCCATCCCCATCTTTGATAAGCTGAAGAATGAAGGTGCCATTTCAGAGCCTGTTTTTGCCTTCTACTTGAGCAA AGACAAGCAGAAGGGCAGTGTGGTGATGTTTGGTGGGGTGGACCACCGCTACTACAAAGGAGAGCTCAACTGGGTACCATTGATCCGAGCGGGTGACTGGAGTGTACACGTAGACCG CATCACCATGAAAGGAGAGGTTATTGGTTGTTCTGATGGCTGCACGGCCATGGTGGACACCGGGTCATCAAATATCCAAGGCCCAGGAAGAGTGATCGATAACATACACAAGCTCATTGGTGCCACACCACGGGGTTCCAAG CACTACGTTTCATGTTCTGCGGTCAATGCTCTGCCCTCTATTATCTTCACCATCAATGGCATCAACTACCCAGTGCCAGCTCGAGCCTACGTCCTCAAG